The following coding sequences lie in one Panicum virgatum strain AP13 chromosome 6N, P.virgatum_v5, whole genome shotgun sequence genomic window:
- the LOC120677680 gene encoding uncharacterized protein LOC120677680 codes for MFFICRLHAMMREKIGRELIRWNATRFGTVFIFLQSFWDRQDKFKQWMVSDDWEKCVWAGKADHDFTYDCLTSKKWWSQMEVVLKAVSPIYSVLRLADQQQKFYSISAFIPKMRESMAEIRGNLSDNTIQKNLLNRVLEKVQGRLDYLVNDTLMLAAAALDPKALYTSKLARKPKSRHAVTLAIKKLAGSSSKASAAIDQFTFFSKQGGLFGGAEARKSALNGRCSAADWWDQYGGDCSELQEVARRIVSQCMSSSGCERNWSTFALVHTKLRNRLSYDKLHKLVFVHYNLKLRIQHFVTDMQNLQEMQTNKEHERDSDPCSILIDVTMYDEGNPIMDWLCTSRSESAPTLDERDDQRPKSPNPSRLVIDELGMSDEEVAAFKKKIGGKRGKKRKEEFEDIFSDYESESDQQGSPVYAESGESSSDDSEGNGDGDAVHASGDANELGEGGSTTQEGAGKDKGIPLRPSSKRMKKRSVKTLY; via the exons GTTTTCATTTTTCTCCAGAGTTTTTGGGATAGACAAGATAAGTTCAAGCAATGGATGGTATCTGATGACTGGGAGAAATGTGTGTGGGCTGGTAAGGCTGACCATGATTTCACATATGATTGTTTGACCAGCAAAAAATGGTGGAGTCAAATGGAAGTGGTGTTAAAAGCTGTCTCCCCAATCTATTCTGTACTTCGTTTAGCTGATCAGCAACAGAAGTTCTATTCTATATCTGCATTCATTCCAAAAATGAGGGAATCTATGGCAGAAATACGTGGCAATTTAAGTGATAATACCATCCAAAAAAATCTACTGAATAGGGTGTTGGAAAAAGTCCAAGGAAGACTTGATTATCTTGTCAATGATACACTTATGCTTGCAG CTGCCGCACTTGATCCTAAAGCACTGTACACTTCCAAGCTTGCAAGGAAACCAAAGTCCAGACATGCTGTCACATTGGCCATCAAGAAGCTTGCAGGCTCATCTTCAAAGGCTTCTGCTGCAATCGATCAATTTACTTTCTTCTCAAAACAGGGAGGGTTATTTGGAGGAGCGGAGGCTCGAAAATCGGCTCTTAATGGCCGGTGTAGTGCAG CTGATTGGTGGGATCAATATGGTGGAGACTGTAGTGAACTACAAGAGGTTGCAAGACGTATTGTCTCACAATGCATGTCCTCTAGTGGGTGTGAGCGAAATTGGAGCACATTTGCCTTGGTGCACACCAAATTGAGGAACCGGTTAAGTTACGATAAGCTTCACAAGTTGGTTTTTGTACATTATAATTTGAAATTGCGTATCCAACATTTCGTAACTGACATGCAAAACCTTCAAGAAATGCAAACCAACAAGGAGCATGAAAGAGATTCTGATCCTTGTAGCATCCTAATAGATGTGACTATGTATGATGAAGGGAACCCGATCATGGATTGGTTGTGCACCTCTAGGAGTGAGTCCGCGCCGACTCTAGATGAACGTGATGACCAGAGGCCCAAATCCCCTAATCCTAGCAGACTTGTTATAGATGAGTTAGGGATGAGTGATGAAGAGGTGGCTGCATTTAAAAAGAAGATTGGTGGGAAACGGGGTAAGAAAAGGAAGGAAGAATTTGAAGATATTTTCTCTGATTATGAATCAGAATCGGATCAGCAAGGTAGCCCTGTTTATGCTGAGTCTGGGGAGAGTAGTTCTGATGACAGTGAAGGCAATG GTGATGGTGATGCTGTTCATGCTTCCGGTGATGCAAATGAACTTGGAGAGGGAGGCTCGACAACTCAGGAAGGAG CTGGTAAGGATAAGGGAATCCCTCTCCGTCCGAGCTCGAAAAGGATGAAGAAACGTTCTGTCAAGACCTTGTACTGA